One window of the Chryseotalea sp. WA131a genome contains the following:
- a CDS encoding response regulator transcription factor produces the protein MADPALTCIAIDDEPFALKLIAEDIGKISFLRLANVFSSASLAKPFLEQNQVDLIFLDIQMPELTGLQFLKSLAHPPMTILTTAYNQYAIEGFELEVIDYLMKPIPFDRLLKAANRAHEQYLLRKNVIPEKAYLFVYSEYKEIKIDTQSIEYIEGLKDYVKIFLNNQTRPILTRLNLKAIEKKLPENQFCRIHQSFIVSLEKITSFQKSHVFIGHRSLPIGEKYAEVFLKTYKK, from the coding sequence ATGGCTGACCCAGCGCTGACTTGTATTGCCATTGATGATGAGCCCTTTGCTTTGAAACTGATCGCAGAGGATATTGGCAAAATCTCATTTCTTAGGTTGGCTAATGTCTTTTCATCGGCCAGCCTTGCAAAACCTTTTTTGGAACAAAACCAGGTCGATTTGATTTTCTTAGACATCCAAATGCCAGAGTTAACCGGCCTTCAATTCCTAAAATCACTAGCACATCCACCCATGACCATCTTGACTACGGCCTACAATCAGTATGCTATTGAAGGATTTGAGTTGGAAGTGATTGATTACCTCATGAAACCAATTCCGTTTGATCGCCTGTTAAAGGCAGCTAATCGCGCCCATGAACAATATCTGCTGCGAAAAAACGTAATACCCGAAAAAGCTTATCTATTTGTCTATTCAGAATATAAGGAAATCAAAATCGACACACAATCCATCGAGTACATAGAGGGATTAAAAGACTACGTAAAGATATTCTTGAACAATCAAACAAGACCTATACTCACACGACTGAACTTAAAGGCCATTGAGAAGAAACTACCCGAAAATCAATTTTGCCGGATTCATCAGTCCTTTATTGTTTCGCTAGAAAAAATTACTTCCTTTCAAAAATCGCATGTCTTCATCGGCCATCGTTCCCTACCCATTGGCGAAAAATATGCCGAGGTTTTCCTGAAGACGTATAAAAAGTAG
- a CDS encoding CDGSH iron-sulfur domain-containing protein: MDMTKIIVNNNGSLKVEGDFEILDAQGNAYGLQGRTVLSLCRCGLSNNKPFCDGSHKEKFQDEAKAFELPPRKV, encoded by the coding sequence ATTGATATGACCAAAATTATCGTAAACAACAACGGTTCTCTTAAAGTGGAGGGCGACTTTGAAATATTGGATGCCCAAGGAAATGCCTATGGCTTGCAAGGCCGAACGGTGTTATCGCTTTGCCGTTGCGGACTCTCCAACAACAAACCGTTCTGCGATGGCTCGCACAAAGAAAAATTTCAGGATGAGGCCAAAGCGTTTGAATTGCCGCCTAGGAAAGTGTAG
- a CDS encoding histidine kinase gives MILQNGKPQILILHVAAWAIFLLAPLLLSPPGDFEKALVPLNLLSLLLRNGILIGLFYLNLYYLTPVVLQKKGLLLYIVFIVVAVMVVSIANWKIHNTLSEPAGPPPPWSEPFHNQRPMHNLRPLMFASPLFSSFLITSLIIIFSTSLFLWDDWTKAKELAREQEIQRKSAELSALKLQISPHFLFNTLNNIRWLVRSKSDQAEDSIVKLSQLLRYMLYQTSTEKVELIKEIEHLKGYIDLQSMRLTIKESFSFQVSGDATNKMIVPLLLLPIAENLFKHGEFNQDSKNSVLLRIENGLLTIHAKNKIARSTDNAEKDYSGIGLANLKKRLAMHYPNNHFLEVHEENDIYFLHLEILLN, from the coding sequence ATGATTTTGCAAAACGGTAAGCCGCAGATACTAATTTTGCATGTAGCGGCTTGGGCTATTTTTCTGTTGGCGCCTTTATTGTTATCTCCCCCCGGAGATTTTGAAAAAGCGTTGGTGCCATTAAACCTGTTATCGCTGTTACTCCGCAACGGGATATTGATAGGGCTTTTCTATCTTAATCTCTATTACTTAACCCCTGTAGTCTTACAAAAGAAAGGTTTATTGCTCTATATTGTGTTTATAGTAGTGGCAGTAATGGTGGTAAGTATTGCCAATTGGAAAATCCACAACACATTGTCAGAACCTGCTGGCCCACCACCCCCTTGGAGTGAACCATTTCACAACCAAAGGCCAATGCACAACCTCAGACCACTAATGTTTGCCAGCCCTTTGTTTTCAAGTTTTTTGATTACGAGTCTGATCATCATTTTCAGTACAAGTCTATTTCTATGGGATGATTGGACCAAAGCAAAAGAACTTGCACGCGAACAGGAGATCCAACGAAAAAGTGCAGAGTTGTCCGCATTAAAATTGCAAATCAGTCCACATTTTTTATTCAACACACTGAACAACATACGGTGGCTCGTCCGATCCAAATCAGACCAAGCCGAAGATTCAATCGTAAAACTTTCTCAGCTGTTGCGCTACATGCTGTATCAAACATCAACAGAAAAAGTGGAGTTGATTAAAGAAATAGAGCACTTGAAAGGATATATTGATCTGCAAAGTATGCGGCTTACGATTAAAGAATCGTTCAGCTTTCAGGTTTCAGGAGATGCAACCAATAAAATGATTGTCCCTCTTTTGCTGCTTCCCATTGCCGAAAATCTATTTAAACACGGTGAATTTAATCAGGATTCAAAAAACTCGGTTTTGCTGCGAATTGAAAACGGTCTCTTGACCATCCATGCAAAAAACAAAATTGCGCGTTCCACAGACAATGCAGAAAAAGATTATTCGGGCATCGGTTTGGCAAATTTGAAAAAAAGATTGGCCATGCACTACCCTAACAACCATTTTTTAGAAGTACACGAGGAAAATGACATATACTTCCTTCATCTTGAAATTTTATTGAACTAG
- a CDS encoding helix-turn-helix transcriptional regulator, with product MEEIRRFETISQYNAFNNHETLHPLVTVIDFSKAAPRKLTRMYFGFYLVLLKDVVCGDLRYGKNTYDYQEGTLVFIGPSQIIDAVNKNEMYQPKGYGVVFHPDLIHGTSLGKHIDDYSFFSYQSNEALHVSERERQLVLDCFSKIKYELEHAVDKHSKKLIASNIELLLNYCVRFYDRQFITRENVNKGILGRFETLLKEFFASDKPQTVGLPTVAWCASELSLSANYFGDLIKKETGKSPHEYIQLKLIDVAKERMFDTNKSVSEVAYGLGFKYPQHFSRVFKQHVGVSPLEYRSSMN from the coding sequence ATGGAAGAGATCAGACGATTTGAGACCATCAGTCAATACAATGCATTCAACAATCATGAGACGCTTCACCCGCTGGTGACGGTGATCGATTTTTCGAAAGCTGCTCCAAGAAAATTGACGAGAATGTACTTTGGTTTTTACCTCGTGTTGTTGAAGGATGTTGTTTGTGGTGACCTACGCTACGGAAAAAATACTTATGACTACCAAGAAGGAACCCTTGTTTTCATCGGACCGAGCCAGATTATAGATGCGGTCAATAAAAACGAAATGTATCAACCGAAAGGTTACGGAGTTGTATTCCATCCCGATTTGATACATGGAACGTCCCTCGGAAAACATATTGACGATTACTCTTTTTTTAGCTATCAATCTAATGAGGCGCTTCACGTTTCGGAGCGTGAGCGGCAATTGGTATTGGATTGTTTTTCGAAAATCAAATACGAACTCGAGCATGCAGTTGACAAGCACAGTAAAAAGCTAATTGCTTCGAACATCGAATTGCTTTTGAATTATTGCGTAAGGTTTTATGATAGGCAGTTTATCACACGGGAAAATGTAAATAAAGGAATACTCGGAAGGTTCGAAACTTTGCTAAAAGAATTCTTTGCTTCGGACAAGCCGCAAACAGTGGGATTGCCAACTGTTGCCTGGTGTGCCAGTGAGCTTAGTCTATCTGCTAATTACTTTGGGGATTTGATCAAAAAGGAAACGGGCAAATCACCACACGAATACATCCAGCTTAAATTGATTGATGTGGCCAAAGAGCGAATGTTCGACACCAACAAATCGGTAAGTGAAGTTGCCTATGGATTGGGTTTTAAATATCCGCAACATTTCAGTCGCGTGTTCAAACAGCACGTTGGCGTGTCGCCTTTGGAGTATCGGAGTTCAATGAACTAA
- a CDS encoding SDR family oxidoreductase, with protein sequence MQNQVIIGASSGIGRALAQLLVNEGQRVYGTFNKTTENRPEGLTGYTHLNVLDENPDFSFLPDNIDGLVYCPGAVNLKPFARIKPEDFIFDYQLQLVGAVKVVQASLPKLKNSSQASVVLFSTVAVQTGFNFHSLVASSKGAVEGLTKALAAEFAPKIRVNCIAPSITNTPLAGTLLNTDEKKDANAQRHPLKKIGQPEDLANLAAFLLSEKSSWITGQVLHADGGMSSLKV encoded by the coding sequence ATGCAAAACCAAGTGATTATTGGCGCTTCCTCCGGCATTGGCCGCGCGTTGGCGCAACTGCTGGTAAACGAAGGCCAGCGCGTTTATGGCACGTTTAACAAAACCACCGAAAACCGCCCCGAAGGATTGACCGGCTACACGCATTTAAACGTGTTAGATGAAAACCCTGATTTTTCTTTTTTACCCGACAACATTGATGGATTGGTATATTGCCCGGGTGCAGTAAACCTCAAGCCATTTGCGCGCATCAAACCCGAAGACTTCATCTTCGACTATCAATTGCAGTTGGTGGGTGCGGTAAAAGTAGTGCAGGCCTCCTTGCCCAAACTGAAAAATTCGAGTCAGGCATCGGTAGTTTTGTTTTCCACTGTGGCGGTGCAGACGGGTTTCAATTTTCATTCGTTGGTGGCTTCGTCTAAAGGTGCGGTGGAAGGATTGACCAAGGCGCTGGCAGCCGAGTTTGCCCCAAAGATTAGAGTGAATTGTATTGCGCCTTCCATTACAAATACGCCCTTGGCGGGAACGTTGCTGAATACAGACGAGAAAAAAGATGCCAACGCACAACGGCACCCGCTCAAAAAAATCGGACAGCCAGAAGACCTTGCAAACCTTGCCGCGTTTTTGCTTTCCGAAAAATCAAGTTGGATTACCGGGCAAGTGCTGCATGCTGACGGTGGCATGTCTAGTTTGAAGGTGTAA
- a CDS encoding deoxyribodipyrimidine photo-lyase, whose amino-acid sequence MTLAASHPENSISPTTTLFWLRRDLRLQDNAGLYHALKENAEVLPIFIFDTEILDKLEDKTDLRVAFIHQSLTVMQKQLVEMGSSLLVLHGNPVEIFKKANPKAVYTNHDYEPYARNRDEQVKTILEAKGTVFKTFKDQVIFEKEEVTKDDGKPYTVFTPYSRKWKSKVMDSTLTSFPTEKHFRNFKKITPLPLPSLQAIGFQETSFSFPERLVKQSIVEHYDKQRNFPAIAGTTKLSVHLRFGTVSIRTLVQLARKKNETWLNELIWRDFYHMILWHFPKAATKAFKPAYDKIRWLNNEKEFTAWCEGKTGYPIVDAGMRELNTTGFMHNRVRMITASFLTKHLLIDWRWGEAYFAKKLLDFDLAANNGGWQWAASSGCDAAPYFRVFNPELQTEKFDPKLEYIKKWVAEFGTSAYPQPIVEHKLARERVLKVYKEALE is encoded by the coding sequence ATGACGCTCGCTGCTTCGCATCCTGAAAATTCAATCTCCCCTACCACTACCCTCTTCTGGCTTAGGCGCGATCTTCGTTTGCAAGATAATGCAGGGCTATACCATGCCTTAAAAGAAAACGCAGAAGTACTCCCCATTTTTATTTTCGATACAGAAATCCTTGATAAGCTCGAAGACAAGACGGATTTGCGCGTAGCCTTCATCCATCAATCGCTTACGGTCATGCAAAAGCAATTGGTAGAGATGGGCAGTTCGTTGTTGGTGCTGCATGGAAACCCTGTCGAAATTTTTAAAAAGGCAAATCCCAAAGCAGTTTACACCAACCACGATTATGAACCCTACGCCCGAAATCGGGACGAGCAGGTAAAAACGATTTTAGAAGCAAAAGGCACAGTCTTCAAAACATTCAAAGACCAAGTCATTTTTGAAAAAGAGGAAGTAACAAAAGACGATGGCAAGCCCTACACCGTTTTCACGCCTTACAGCCGAAAGTGGAAAAGTAAGGTCATGGATTCAACCCTCACGAGTTTTCCTACCGAAAAACATTTTAGGAATTTCAAAAAAATAACTCCACTACCCCTGCCCTCGTTGCAAGCGATTGGTTTTCAAGAAACTTCCTTCTCCTTCCCAGAACGATTGGTGAAGCAATCCATTGTTGAGCATTACGACAAGCAACGAAACTTTCCTGCGATTGCAGGAACAACGAAACTTAGTGTGCATTTGCGTTTTGGCACGGTAAGCATTCGCACGTTGGTGCAGCTAGCACGGAAGAAAAATGAAACGTGGTTGAACGAATTGATCTGGCGCGACTTCTATCACATGATTTTATGGCACTTTCCGAAGGCAGCAACCAAAGCCTTCAAACCTGCTTATGATAAAATTCGATGGCTCAATAACGAAAAAGAATTTACAGCTTGGTGTGAAGGTAAAACAGGTTACCCCATTGTAGATGCTGGCATGCGAGAACTAAACACAACCGGCTTCATGCACAACCGAGTGCGCATGATTACGGCCAGTTTTCTCACCAAACATCTATTGATTGATTGGCGGTGGGGTGAAGCCTATTTTGCAAAGAAATTACTTGATTTTGATTTAGCTGCCAATAACGGAGGGTGGCAGTGGGCGGCCAGCTCTGGTTGCGATGCTGCTCCTTACTTTCGCGTGTTCAATCCCGAATTACAAACCGAAAAGTTTGATCCCAAATTGGAGTATATCAAAAAATGGGTGGCTGAGTTTGGAACATCGGCTTACCCCCAACCTATTGTTGAGCATAAGTTGGCGAGAGAGCGGGTTTTAAAAGTTTATAAAGAAGCCTTGGAGTAA
- a CDS encoding DUF2256 domain-containing protein, giving the protein MHKKQHLPTKICSVCCRPFTWRKKWEKVWEDVKYCSDKCRMNRSGSKTNG; this is encoded by the coding sequence ATGCACAAAAAGCAACATCTGCCTACCAAAATTTGCTCCGTGTGTTGCCGACCATTCACCTGGCGCAAAAAATGGGAGAAAGTGTGGGAAGATGTAAAGTACTGTAGCGATAAATGCCGAATGAACCGAAGTGGCTCAAAAACAAACGGATGA
- a CDS encoding flavin reductase, with translation MKRPWNLPNIPVYSLATYEGDQVNMNICTYVSAVSMHPKRYMVAVYHHTKSLENISKSKTAILQILSQQHISLVNTLGKRSGIRYDKQSYLRKKHLLEDWNGRNVLKNCAGLLELEKLWAKDAGDHTMFLFDVKSFQTNHDEVLMLDDLREKKLVSI, from the coding sequence ATGAAACGACCTTGGAACTTACCGAATATTCCTGTGTACAGTTTGGCTACTTATGAGGGCGACCAGGTAAACATGAATATCTGCACCTATGTCTCTGCGGTAAGCATGCACCCAAAACGTTATATGGTAGCCGTATACCATCACACCAAGTCCCTTGAAAACATTTCAAAAAGCAAAACGGCTATTCTGCAGATTTTAAGTCAGCAACATATTTCTTTAGTAAATACGTTGGGAAAAAGGAGCGGAATTCGCTACGACAAACAAAGCTACCTGAGAAAAAAACATTTGCTTGAGGATTGGAACGGAAGAAATGTATTGAAAAACTGTGCCGGGCTATTAGAGCTAGAAAAATTATGGGCAAAAGATGCCGGAGATCACACGATGTTTTTGTTTGATGTAAAAAGTTTTCAAACCAATCATGACGAAGTGCTGATGTTGGATGACTTGCGGGAAAAGAAGCTAGTTAGCATCTAA
- a CDS encoding Lacal_2735 family protein codes for MFSFLKKDPIKDLTNKRKKLLEEAMQIQRSGDLKLYAVKMEAIDKLEKELDMLQSGGMQK; via the coding sequence ATGTTTTCTTTCCTCAAAAAAGACCCTATCAAAGACCTCACCAACAAGCGCAAGAAATTGCTTGAAGAAGCCATGCAGATTCAGCGCTCTGGCGACCTTAAACTTTACGCAGTGAAAATGGAGGCAATCGACAAACTAGAAAAGGAATTGGACATGCTTCAATCTGGAGGCATGCAAAAATAG